The DNA region AATGCCGAGGCCGGGGACCGTCTGCGGCGCCTCGGGCTGGACGTGTGTGTCGTCGAGCATCGCCACGTGGCGGGCATCCTCGCCTCGGTTCTTCAGGCGGGGGAGGCCTGCGGCGCCTCCGCACGCGCCGCCGACCTCCACGCCGCGCTCGACGGGCGGCTGGCGGCGATCGCCTCCCGGCACGACGGCCGGGCCCGTCCCCGCACCATGATCGTGGTGGGGCGCGAGGTGACGTCGGGGCGCCTCGGCGATCTGTATCTGGCCGGCGGCGGCACCTTCCTGGGGGAGTTGCTCGCCCTGGCCGGCGGCGGGAACGTCGTTGCGGAGACGACTGTCAGCTATCCCATGATCTCCACGGAAGGCTTGCTGCGCCTGGCGCCGGAGGTCATCATTGACCTGGCGCCCGAGTGCGCC from bacterium includes:
- a CDS encoding ABC transporter substrate-binding protein, with amino-acid sequence NAEAGDRLRRLGLDVCVVEHRHVAGILASVLQAGEACGASARAADLHAALDGRLAAIASRHDGRARPRTMIVVGREVTSGRLGDLYLAGGGTFLGELLALAGGGNVVAETTVSYPMISTEGLLRLAPEVIIDLAPECADDPGKRAELEQAWRRHDAVPAVRTGRVHVVTDDALLIPGPRFIATLELLASILDAE